One Microbispora sp. ZYX-F-249 DNA window includes the following coding sequences:
- a CDS encoding arabinofuranosidase catalytic domain-containing protein: protein AGAMDAIYFGTSCWFGGCSGSGPWVQADLEYGLYPGGSSSWNPNQRAFTSKFVTAMLKNNGTSRFAIKGGNAQTGGMTTLWDGSLPRGYSPMKKQGAIILGSGGDCCATNTNLSQGTFYEGAIVSGYPSDATENAVQADVTSAGYR from the coding sequence GGGCCGGCGCGATGGACGCCATCTACTTCGGCACGAGCTGCTGGTTCGGCGGCTGCTCCGGCTCGGGCCCGTGGGTGCAGGCCGACCTCGAATACGGGCTGTACCCCGGCGGCAGCAGTTCCTGGAACCCCAACCAGAGAGCCTTCACCAGCAAGTTCGTCACCGCGATGCTGAAGAACAACGGCACGTCGCGCTTCGCCATCAAGGGCGGCAACGCGCAGACCGGCGGAATGACGACGCTGTGGGACGGCTCGCTGCCTCGCGGTTACAGTCCCATGAAGAAGCAGGGCGCGATCATCCTGGGCAGCGGCGGCGACTGCTGCGCCACCAACACCAACCTGAGCCAGGGCACCTTCTACGAGGGAGCCATCGTCTCGGGCTACCCGTCCGACGCGACGGAGAACGCGGTGCAGGCCGACGTCACCTCCGCCGGCTACCGCTGA